A region of Streptomyces sp. NBC_01788 DNA encodes the following proteins:
- a CDS encoding sigma-70 family RNA polymerase sigma factor, producing MPELDGEPDLLGQYLRQIGATPLLDAEGEVRLARRIEAGLQATEELNQADEGGRELAPERRRELEAALRVGQEAKDHMVRANLRLVVAMAKRHAHRGLPLLDVIQEGNLGLIRAVEKFDHTKGFKFSTYATWWIRQAMERGLATHARSVRLPMHVVEQLQKLAKIERKLQLRLEHQPTVEEVAGESGLAEDKVVWLRRVGRQVISLDMPVDDTGETVVGDLIPDTEVLQAPEVAEYQALAEELREAVDTLAPREALILSLRYGLHDGHQRTLHEVAQHVGLTRERVRQLEKQSLAQLREQEPGERLLAWAS from the coding sequence ATGCCCGAACTCGACGGCGAACCCGATCTGCTCGGCCAGTACCTGCGCCAGATCGGCGCCACACCGCTGCTCGACGCGGAGGGCGAGGTGCGCCTCGCCCGGCGCATCGAAGCCGGTCTGCAAGCCACCGAGGAACTGAACCAGGCCGACGAGGGCGGCCGTGAACTCGCGCCGGAGCGGCGGCGGGAACTGGAGGCCGCCCTGCGGGTCGGCCAGGAGGCCAAGGACCACATGGTGCGGGCCAACCTCCGGCTCGTCGTGGCCATGGCCAAACGGCACGCACACCGCGGGCTGCCACTGCTCGACGTCATCCAGGAGGGCAACCTGGGGCTCATCCGGGCCGTGGAGAAGTTCGACCACACCAAGGGGTTCAAGTTCTCCACCTACGCCACCTGGTGGATCCGCCAGGCCATGGAACGCGGCCTCGCCACGCACGCGCGTTCCGTGCGGCTGCCGATGCATGTCGTGGAGCAGCTGCAGAAGCTCGCCAAGATCGAGCGCAAGCTGCAGCTGCGCCTCGAACACCAGCCGACCGTCGAGGAGGTCGCCGGCGAGAGCGGCCTCGCCGAGGACAAGGTCGTCTGGCTGCGCCGCGTCGGCCGACAGGTGATCAGCCTGGACATGCCGGTGGACGACACCGGAGAGACCGTGGTCGGCGACCTCATCCCCGACACGGAGGTGCTGCAGGCCCCCGAGGTCGCCGAGTACCAGGCGCTGGCCGAGGAACTCCGGGAGGCCGTCGACACCCTGGCACCGCGCGAGGCCCTCATCCTCAGCCTGCGATACGGCCTGCACGACGGTCACCAGCGCACCCTGCACGAGGTCGCCCAGCACGTGGGCCTGACCCGGGAGCGCGTACGCCAGCTGGAGAAGCAGTCACTGGCCCAGCTCAGGGAACAGGAGCCGGGCGAACGGCTCCTTGCGTGGGCGAGCTGA
- a CDS encoding hydrophobic protein, with the protein MVPLLLVLLLALILFGAGFALKALWWIAIIVLVLWLLGFVARSEGAGGRRGRWYRW; encoded by the coding sequence ATGGTTCCCTTGCTGCTCGTTCTCCTGCTCGCCCTGATCCTCTTCGGCGCCGGGTTCGCCCTGAAGGCGCTGTGGTGGATCGCGATCATCGTGCTCGTGCTGTGGCTGCTCGGTTTCGTCGCACGGTCCGAGGGCGCCGGCGGCCGCAGGGGCCGCTGGTACCGCTGGTGA
- a CDS encoding NAD(+)/NADH kinase, with product MTVRRIGLVVHGGRGEAAAAARIVREWCDEHGVGCADIDVWHDGGRRSAREEIEAAGDPDLVVTLGGDGTFLRGARLAAVNDALVLGVDLGRVGFLTEVPVTVVRAALDAVLAERLTVENRMMLNLRASRRLEVPADIEELMRYGRRPLLPPPRVRADCQAGGDWGIPLNVTALNDVVLEKLARDRQVSVGVYLAGRLLASYSADALLVATPTGSTAYSFAAGGPVVSPRADALVFTPVAPHMVFNRSVVAAPDEPIGLRVLERSGQAAVTIDGQLRGVLDPGDWIGVYAASRRLRAVRLGPMDFYGRLRERMNLTDAPAAVADGTPAPLWPVTSPRPADLAHLALPARPGEVSWVP from the coding sequence GTGACGGTGCGTCGTATCGGCCTGGTCGTCCATGGCGGGCGCGGTGAGGCCGCGGCTGCCGCCCGCATCGTGCGCGAGTGGTGCGACGAGCACGGCGTGGGGTGCGCGGACATCGACGTGTGGCACGACGGAGGGCGGCGCAGCGCCCGGGAGGAGATCGAGGCCGCGGGCGATCCGGACCTCGTCGTCACCCTGGGCGGTGACGGCACGTTCCTGCGCGGTGCCCGGCTGGCCGCCGTGAACGACGCCCTGGTCCTGGGCGTCGACCTCGGCCGGGTGGGTTTCCTCACGGAGGTGCCGGTCACGGTCGTGCGCGCCGCGCTGGACGCCGTCCTCGCGGAGCGCCTCACCGTGGAGAACCGGATGATGCTCAACCTGCGCGCCTCGCGGCGCCTGGAGGTGCCGGCCGACATCGAGGAGCTGATGCGCTACGGCCGCCGTCCGCTCCTGCCGCCACCGCGGGTGCGCGCCGACTGCCAGGCCGGCGGTGACTGGGGCATCCCGCTGAACGTCACCGCGCTGAACGACGTCGTGCTGGAGAAGCTGGCCCGGGACCGGCAGGTGTCCGTCGGCGTCTACCTCGCGGGCCGCCTCCTGGCGTCCTATTCGGCCGACGCGCTGCTGGTCGCCACCCCGACCGGCTCCACGGCCTACAGCTTCGCCGCCGGGGGGCCGGTCGTCTCGCCCCGCGCGGACGCCCTCGTCTTCACGCCGGTCGCCCCGCACATGGTCTTCAACCGCTCGGTCGTGGCCGCGCCGGACGAACCGATCGGCCTGCGCGTCCTGGAACGCTCGGGCCAGGCCGCCGTCACCATCGACGGCCAGTTGCGCGGTGTACTCGACCCGGGCGACTGGATCGGCGTCTACGCCGCGTCGCGCCGGCTGCGGGCCGTCCGCCTCGGTCCCATGGACTTCTACGGCCGTCTGCGGGAGCGCATGAACCTCACGGACGCCCCGGCCGCGGTCGCCGACGGCACCCCGGCCCCCTTGTGGCCGGTGACGTCGCCGCGACCGGCCGATCTCGCCCACCTGGCCCTGCCGGCCCGCCCCGGTGAGGTCTCATGGGTCCCGTGA
- a CDS encoding cupin domain-containing protein, with protein MQKISLDALAREHLGRAESSSAGRSAETVYGGHEHVLRQTLITLRAGTALAEHDNPGEATVLVLRGRVVLHSGDTSWEGMAGDLLIVPQSRHSLEAVEDAAALLTVTKAP; from the coding sequence ATGCAGAAGATCTCCCTCGACGCCCTCGCCCGCGAGCATCTCGGACGCGCCGAGTCGTCCTCGGCCGGCCGCAGCGCGGAGACCGTCTACGGCGGTCACGAACACGTGCTGCGCCAGACCCTGATCACGCTGCGTGCCGGCACGGCCCTCGCCGAGCACGACAACCCCGGTGAGGCGACCGTGCTCGTGCTGCGCGGGCGCGTGGTGCTGCACAGCGGCGACACGTCGTGGGAGGGCATGGCGGGGGACCTGCTCATCGTGCCGCAGTCCCGGCACAGCCTGGAGGCCGTCGAGGACGCCGCGGCCCTGCTGACGGTCACCAAGGCACCCTGA
- a CDS encoding PP2C family protein-serine/threonine phosphatase, translating into MPAQPLWLRWLPVFYVVVVLAVEPLTPALWPVSFVLTALPLVAAFGYGPRVVAAVTVFAIVLEGVLAGTPCCAGRTVGNLWDRHYVANYICTFVVGILGTILAWHRARREHTLATVRSVAETAQRVLLRPVPHRLGQVSIETLYLSAAAEAQIGGDLYEAVPTAHGVRLLVGDVRGKGLVAVETAATVLGAFREAAPDEPDLAGLARRMERSMSRYAEQLPGTEAAERFVTAVFAEIPDDEHVVRLVNCGHPPPLLVSGGRVGELEPTEPSPPINLGGLLGNGYRVDVVPFRPGDTLLLYTDGVTETRDSAGAFYPLAERVRPWTGLPPGALLERLHADLLDYSDGHLDDDLAALAAHRLPTEPRP; encoded by the coding sequence GTGCCGGCCCAGCCCCTGTGGCTGCGCTGGCTGCCGGTCTTCTACGTCGTGGTGGTCCTCGCCGTCGAGCCGCTCACCCCGGCGCTGTGGCCCGTGAGCTTCGTGCTCACCGCTCTGCCGCTGGTGGCCGCCTTCGGGTACGGCCCCCGCGTGGTCGCCGCCGTCACGGTGTTCGCCATCGTCCTGGAGGGCGTCCTGGCCGGCACGCCGTGCTGTGCGGGCCGCACCGTGGGCAATCTCTGGGACCGCCACTACGTGGCCAACTACATCTGCACGTTCGTGGTGGGCATCCTCGGCACGATCCTCGCCTGGCACCGTGCGCGCCGGGAGCACACCCTGGCCACGGTGCGTTCCGTGGCCGAGACCGCGCAGCGCGTCCTACTGCGCCCGGTCCCCCACAGGCTCGGCCAGGTCTCCATCGAGACCCTGTACCTCTCCGCGGCGGCCGAGGCGCAGATCGGCGGCGACCTGTACGAGGCGGTGCCGACGGCGCACGGAGTGCGGCTGCTCGTCGGCGACGTCCGCGGCAAGGGCCTGGTCGCCGTGGAGACGGCCGCGACGGTGCTCGGAGCCTTCCGCGAGGCCGCGCCCGACGAGCCCGACCTGGCCGGTCTGGCCCGGCGCATGGAGCGCAGCATGAGCCGCTACGCCGAGCAGCTTCCCGGCACCGAGGCGGCCGAGCGCTTCGTGACAGCGGTGTTCGCGGAGATCCCCGACGACGAGCACGTCGTACGTCTCGTCAACTGCGGCCACCCGCCTCCGCTGCTGGTCAGCGGCGGCCGGGTCGGCGAGCTGGAACCCACCGAGCCCTCGCCGCCCATCAACCTCGGCGGGCTGCTCGGCAACGGGTACCGGGTGGACGTCGTGCCCTTCCGGCCGGGCGACACGTTGCTTCTGTACACCGACGGCGTCACCGAGACCCGCGATTCCGCCGGCGCCTTCTACCCGCTCGCCGAGCGGGTCCGGCCCTGGACCGGCCTTCCGCCGGGCGCGCTGCTGGAGCGCCTGCACGCGGATCTGCTCGACTACAGCGACGGACACCTCGACGACGACCTCGCCGCCCTCGCCGCCCACCGCCTCCCCACGGAGCCCCGCCCCTGA